The Symphalangus syndactylus isolate Jambi chromosome 8, NHGRI_mSymSyn1-v2.1_pri, whole genome shotgun sequence genome includes a window with the following:
- the ZDHHC22 gene encoding palmitoyltransferase ZDHHC22 has product MLALRLLNVVAPAYFLCISLVTFVLQLFLFLPSMREDPAAARLFSPALLHGALFLFLSANALGNYVLVIQNSPDDLGACQGASARKTPCLSPSTHFCRVCARVTLRHDHHCFFTGNCIGSRNMRNFVLFCLYTSLACLYSMVAGVAYISAVLSISFAHPLAFLTLLPTSISQFFSGAVLGSEMFVILMLYLWFAIGLACAGFCCHQLLLILRGQTRHQVRKGVAVRARPWRKNLQEVFGKRWLLGLLVPMFNVGSESSKQQDK; this is encoded by the exons ATGCTGGCCCTGCGGCTGCTCAACGTGGTGGCCCCCGCCTACTTCTTGTGCATCTCCCTGGTGACCTTCGTGCTGCagctcttcctcttcctgcccAGCATGCGCGAGGACCCCGCGGCCGCCCGGCTTTTCTCGCCCGCCTTGCTCCACGGGGCGCTCTTCCTATTCCTCTCGGCCAACGCCCTGGGCAATTACGTCCTTGTCATCCAGAACTCCCCAGACGACCTGGGGGCCTGCCAGGGGGCCTCGGCCAGGAAGACTCCATGCCTCTCACCTAGCACCCACTTCTGCCGAGTGTGCGCCAGAGTCACCCTGAGGCACGACCATCACTGTTTCTTCACCGGCAACTGCATCGGCAGCAGGAACATGCGCAACTTCGTCCTGTTCTGCCTCTACACCTCCCTGGCCTGCCTCTACTCCATGGTGGCCGGCGTGGCCTACATCTCCGCTGTCCTTTCCATCTCCTTCGCCCACCCCTTGGCCTTCCTCACGCTCCTGCCCACCTCCATCAGCCAGTTCTTCTCCG GAGCTGTCCTGGGTTCTGAAATGTTCGTCATCCTCATGCTCTACCTCTGGTTCGCCATTGGCCTGGCCTGCGCCGGCTTCTGCTGCCACCAGCTGCTGTTGATCCTCCGTGGGCAGACCCGCCACCAGGTGCGGAAGGGGGTGGCAGTGAGGGCCCGGCCCTGGCGCAAGAACTTACAAGAGGTCTTCGGAAAGAGGTGGCTGCTGGGCCTGCTGGTCCCCATGTTCAATGTCGGAAGTGAGAGCTCCAAGCAGCAGGATAAGTAG